The Comamonas sp. GB3 AK4-5 genome includes a region encoding these proteins:
- a CDS encoding 3-hydroxyacyl-CoA dehydrogenase NAD-binding domain-containing protein, translated as MNAEVHAPAVQTRLEGAVLVVRIDNPPVNALGQAVRAGLLAAVEQAEADAGVQALLIVGEGKAFIAGADIREFGKPPVAPSLPEVCNRIEASSKIVVAAIHGAALGGGLEVAMSAHYRLALPAAKLGLPEVSLGLLPGAGGTQRAPRLMGVKAATELMLSGKHLSAKAGLAAGLVDQLVEGEDPVAAGLAYANELLAAKAAVRPTRDIAIADKAMALADLQALALETAKKARGLFSPMKIIECVQAAVNLPFDQGLAKERELFVECLNSPQRQGLVHAFFAERETAKIPEAKAAAPRHFAKIAIIGGGTMGAGITVSALDAGLTVTMIERDAESIARGQANVEKVYNGLIAKGRMTEAAKAAVMARYTPSTSYDDIADVDLVIEAVFEDLEVKKAVFKELDRVCKPGAVLATNTSYLDIDAIADATSRPQDVIGLHFFSPANIMKLLEIVVPAKVAPDVVTTAFALAKQMKKVPVRAGVCDGFIGNRILAVYKQAADFIMEDGASPYEVDEAVRGFGYPMGPFQVTDLAGGDIGWATRKRRAATRDPKARYVEVADRICENGWFGQKTGRGFYLYPQGARVGQPDPEVLAIVDAERAKKGVTPRSFTPDEIMRRYMAAMVNEGAKVVEEGIALRPLDVDVTFISGYGFPRWRGGPMKWADMVGLPKVLADINEFAKEDALFWKPAALLQKLVAEGKNFDSLNK; from the coding sequence ATGAACGCTGAAGTCCACGCTCCCGCTGTCCAGACCCGCCTTGAAGGCGCTGTGCTGGTGGTCCGCATTGACAACCCTCCCGTGAATGCCCTGGGCCAGGCCGTGCGTGCCGGCCTGTTGGCGGCCGTGGAGCAGGCGGAGGCCGACGCTGGCGTGCAGGCGCTGTTGATCGTGGGCGAAGGCAAGGCTTTTATTGCGGGCGCCGATATCCGTGAATTCGGCAAGCCGCCCGTGGCGCCTTCGCTGCCCGAGGTCTGCAACCGCATTGAAGCCTCGAGCAAGATCGTCGTGGCCGCCATCCACGGCGCCGCCCTGGGCGGTGGCCTGGAAGTGGCCATGTCGGCCCACTACCGCCTGGCCCTTCCTGCGGCGAAGTTAGGTCTGCCCGAGGTCAGCCTGGGCCTGCTGCCCGGCGCCGGTGGCACGCAGCGCGCGCCGCGTCTGATGGGCGTGAAGGCCGCCACCGAGCTGATGCTCAGCGGCAAGCATTTGTCGGCCAAGGCCGGTCTGGCTGCCGGCCTGGTGGACCAGTTGGTGGAGGGCGAAGACCCCGTGGCCGCAGGCCTGGCCTATGCCAACGAATTGCTGGCTGCCAAGGCGGCGGTGCGCCCCACCCGTGACATCGCCATCGCCGACAAGGCCATGGCCCTGGCCGATCTGCAGGCCCTGGCCCTGGAGACCGCCAAAAAGGCGCGCGGCCTGTTCTCGCCCATGAAGATCATCGAATGCGTGCAAGCCGCAGTGAACCTGCCCTTCGACCAAGGCCTGGCCAAGGAGCGCGAGCTGTTTGTCGAATGCCTGAACAGCCCGCAGCGCCAAGGCCTGGTCCACGCCTTTTTTGCCGAGCGCGAGACCGCCAAGATCCCCGAAGCCAAGGCCGCCGCACCGCGCCACTTTGCCAAGATCGCCATCATCGGCGGCGGCACCATGGGCGCGGGCATCACCGTCTCGGCCCTGGACGCCGGTCTCACCGTGACCATGATCGAGCGCGATGCCGAATCCATTGCCCGTGGTCAGGCCAATGTGGAAAAGGTCTACAACGGCCTGATCGCCAAGGGCCGCATGACCGAGGCCGCCAAGGCCGCCGTCATGGCGCGCTACACACCCTCGACCAGCTATGACGATATCGCCGATGTGGACCTGGTGATTGAGGCCGTATTCGAAGATCTGGAAGTGAAAAAGGCCGTGTTCAAGGAGCTGGATCGCGTGTGCAAGCCCGGTGCCGTGCTGGCCACCAACACCTCCTACCTGGACATCGACGCCATTGCCGATGCCACCAGCCGTCCGCAGGACGTGATTGGCCTGCATTTCTTCAGCCCGGCCAACATCATGAAGCTGCTGGAAATCGTGGTGCCGGCCAAGGTCGCGCCCGATGTGGTGACCACGGCTTTTGCCCTGGCCAAGCAGATGAAGAAGGTGCCCGTGCGCGCCGGTGTGTGCGACGGCTTTATCGGCAACCGCATTCTGGCTGTGTACAAGCAGGCCGCCGACTTCATCATGGAAGACGGTGCCAGCCCTTACGAGGTGGACGAGGCCGTGCGCGGCTTTGGCTATCCCATGGGCCCCTTCCAGGTGACCGACCTGGCCGGCGGCGACATCGGCTGGGCCACGCGCAAGCGCCGCGCAGCCACGCGAGACCCCAAGGCCCGCTACGTTGAAGTGGCCGACCGCATTTGCGAAAACGGCTGGTTTGGTCAAAAGACCGGCCGTGGTTTCTACCTCTACCCCCAGGGCGCCCGCGTGGGCCAGCCCGACCCCGAGGTGCTGGCGATTGTGGATGCAGAGCGCGCCAAAAAGGGCGTGACGCCGCGCAGCTTTACGCCGGATGAAATCATGCGCCGCTACATGGCTGCCATGGTCAACGAAGGCGCCAAGGTGGTGGAAGAGGGCATTGCCCTGCGCCCCCTGGATGTGGACGTGACCTTTATCTCCGGCTATGGCTTCCCGCGCTGGCGCGGCGGCCCCATGAAGTGGGCCGACATGGTGGGCCTTCCCAAGGTGCTGGCCGACATCAATGAGTTCGCCAAGGAAGACGCGCTGTTCTGGAAGCCCGCCGCCCTGCTGCAAAAGCTGGTGGCCGAGGGCAAGAATTTTGACAGCTTGAATAAGTAA
- a CDS encoding LysR family transcriptional regulator: MDLNALTLLVEIIDSGNLSQAARKLKMTRANVSYHLNQLEKSLGVQLVQRTTRRMEPTEVGLRLYEHGRNIRNELAAAQETITSLGEELQGRVGISVPSGYGQIVVSDWLIEFKRLYPGIVLDVLFENRADNLRDEVDIAIRVIQEPPLSVVARSLGNVRYVACASLAYAAAHGLPRTLLELRNTPLITAGVMGRQLRLSAYQGLERQEVTLEPTLISEHFPFLRQGIMAGLGVGLVPDYVVQDAITNGEVLTTLQEYRLSIFGTHLYLLYLPNRHQTKAVRTCIDFLLDKARSREALQ, encoded by the coding sequence ATGGATTTAAACGCTTTGACTTTGCTGGTGGAAATCATCGACAGCGGCAATCTGAGCCAGGCCGCCCGCAAGCTGAAGATGACGCGCGCCAACGTCAGCTACCACCTGAACCAGCTGGAAAAAAGCCTGGGCGTGCAGCTGGTGCAGCGCACCACCCGGCGCATGGAACCCACCGAAGTGGGGCTGCGCCTGTACGAGCATGGGCGCAACATCCGCAACGAGCTGGCCGCCGCCCAGGAGACCATCACCAGCCTGGGCGAGGAGCTGCAGGGCCGTGTGGGCATCAGCGTGCCCAGCGGCTATGGGCAGATCGTGGTGAGCGACTGGCTGATTGAATTCAAGCGCCTGTACCCCGGCATCGTGCTGGACGTGCTGTTTGAAAACCGCGCCGACAATCTGCGTGACGAGGTGGACATTGCCATCCGCGTGATCCAGGAGCCGCCGCTGTCCGTGGTGGCGCGCAGCCTGGGCAATGTGCGCTATGTGGCCTGCGCCTCGCTCGCCTATGCGGCGGCACATGGCCTGCCACGCACGCTGCTGGAGCTGCGCAACACGCCCCTGATCACCGCCGGCGTCATGGGCCGCCAGCTGCGCCTGTCCGCCTACCAGGGGCTGGAACGCCAGGAAGTGACGCTGGAGCCCACGCTGATCTCCGAGCATTTTCCCTTTCTGCGCCAGGGCATCATGGCCGGCCTGGGCGTGGGCCTGGTGCCCGACTATGTGGTGCAGGACGCCATCACCAACGGCGAGGTGTTGACCACGCTACAGGAATACCGGCTGAGCATTTTTGGCACGCATTTGTACCTGCTCTACCTGCCCAACCGCCACCAGACCAAGGCGGTGCGCACCTGCATAGACTTTTTGCTCGACAAGGCCCGCTCGCGCGAAGCCCTGCAATAG
- the htpX gene encoding protease HtpX: MKRIALFLLTNIAVVVVLGIVASLLGVNRFLTANGLNLGALLGFAFIMGFGGAIISLLISKPMAKWTSGVHVIDQPRNADEAWILQTVQNFAQKAGIGMPEVGIYEGEPNAFATGAFKNSALVAVSTGLLQGMTREEVEAVIGHEVAHVANGDMVTMTLIQGVMNTFVVFLSRVIGYAVDSFLRKNDENSSGPGIGYYVTTIVMDILLGFVAAMIVAWFSRQREFRADAGAAQLMGRKQPMVNALARLGGMVPGELPKSMAAMGIAGGIGKLFSSHPPIEERIAALQNRAQ; this comes from the coding sequence ATGAAACGTATTGCACTCTTCTTACTGACGAACATCGCCGTGGTGGTGGTGCTCGGTATCGTGGCCAGCCTGCTGGGCGTGAACCGCTTTCTCACCGCCAACGGCCTGAACCTGGGCGCCCTGCTGGGCTTTGCCTTCATCATGGGCTTTGGCGGCGCCATCATCTCGCTGCTGATCTCCAAGCCCATGGCCAAGTGGACCTCGGGCGTGCATGTGATTGACCAGCCGCGCAATGCCGATGAGGCCTGGATTCTGCAGACGGTGCAGAACTTCGCCCAGAAGGCCGGCATTGGCATGCCCGAAGTCGGCATCTACGAAGGCGAGCCCAATGCCTTTGCTACCGGCGCCTTCAAGAACTCGGCCCTGGTGGCGGTGTCCACCGGTCTGCTGCAAGGCATGACCCGCGAAGAGGTCGAGGCCGTGATCGGCCATGAAGTGGCCCACGTGGCCAATGGCGACATGGTGACCATGACCCTGATCCAGGGTGTGATGAACACCTTTGTGGTGTTTCTGTCGCGCGTCATCGGCTATGCCGTGGACAGCTTTTTGCGCAAGAACGACGAAAACAGCTCCGGCCCCGGCATTGGCTACTACGTGACCACCATCGTGATGGACATTCTGCTGGGCTTTGTGGCTGCCATGATCGTGGCCTGGTTCTCGCGCCAGCGCGAATTCCGCGCCGATGCCGGCGCCGCCCAGCTGATGGGCCGCAAGCAGCCCATGGTCAACGCTCTGGCCCGCCTGGGTGGCATGGTGCCCGGCGAACTGCCCAAGAGCATGGCCGCCATGGGTATTGCCGGGGGGATTGGCAAGCTGTTCTCCAGCCACCCACCCATCGAAGAGCGCATTGCTGCGCTGCAAAACCGCGCGCAATAA
- a CDS encoding IgaA/UmoB family intracellular growth attenuator encodes MDSLIIFLKLGLLAYAVYSGITYMVRRSGNKNDLAQLRKAPVMRQLSAEEKLALTPFLGGLEVDGEVRALSGVFVRHGIETQGSRTVHDTLGGVDVVLPYDAFIFLDEYNQAEVVLAGKHAVVVKLNDFDLLEGRERSQQAQQAQADWEQAKPGSLLQSAEPAAESTDDAHATKAAADSNAVEIVSQRNESAEEVAEREGGIGGWGAAFVWLLALIALWVGNWELPEIAQTVALGLAGLAVLWALWLTLRRKPALQEAAQTVNKVRGVLNGIQWVNPDNAAVSVQKFFIGDQVEVSFPAHWQHAAQGMPVGRLVEVDVRVKDHAAVGFGRGWSLADEWRRFPPVQWGRYVLLCIAGLLGLLVLCLSGPQLGASAARVAHGVLQTNSSSHSDPAALLAQPPRWASEVQLHGQGRCEIRMPPLGQGLPERDCSVLRWGGTAPQLPALELPEAVAQVGAADFFQPRDSVGSATVRMLQNLALMRMMGGDRSLSAAALMAGRQIDIPQQWDGMDRKIAVLDAACEAEGGLSARDCQMLRTKLMVVANDGADEAEAVRDWEAFKRLAQPGEEYASLLMTEREQSELRAALTTAVDHAVSERAKAAMGRIQAAQGGVLVVLPSAEELQPYASKNDERLNQLERWKLLQTNAGDSGLRSFTLTGMVTAVGQGDGGALRIALDPGLAQTSLPQALAKLCLALLVAGLLLLGGTMLVLRLRASSQRKQALQADLDKRPAPGGQGFV; translated from the coding sequence ATGGACAGCCTCATCATCTTCCTGAAGCTAGGTCTGCTGGCCTATGCGGTCTACAGCGGCATTACCTATATGGTCAGGCGTTCGGGCAACAAAAACGATCTGGCCCAGCTGCGCAAGGCGCCTGTGATGCGCCAACTCAGTGCCGAGGAAAAGCTGGCCTTGACCCCTTTTCTGGGCGGTCTGGAGGTGGATGGGGAAGTGCGGGCGCTCTCGGGCGTATTTGTGCGCCATGGCATCGAGACCCAGGGCAGTCGCACCGTACACGACACCCTGGGTGGTGTGGATGTGGTGCTGCCCTATGACGCCTTTATTTTCCTGGACGAATACAACCAGGCGGAAGTGGTGCTCGCTGGCAAACACGCGGTGGTGGTCAAGCTCAATGACTTCGATTTACTCGAAGGCCGCGAGCGCAGCCAGCAGGCACAGCAAGCCCAGGCCGATTGGGAACAGGCCAAGCCTGGCAGTTTGCTGCAATCTGCCGAGCCTGCAGCCGAATCCACGGACGATGCCCATGCGACCAAGGCCGCCGCGGACAGCAATGCCGTGGAAATCGTGAGCCAGCGTAACGAGAGCGCCGAAGAGGTGGCTGAGCGCGAAGGTGGCATCGGGGGCTGGGGTGCAGCCTTCGTCTGGCTGCTGGCGTTGATCGCTCTGTGGGTGGGCAACTGGGAGCTGCCGGAAATCGCCCAGACCGTGGCCCTGGGCCTGGCAGGATTGGCCGTGCTCTGGGCCCTGTGGCTGACGCTGCGCCGCAAGCCGGCCTTGCAGGAGGCTGCGCAAACCGTGAACAAGGTGCGCGGTGTACTGAACGGGATTCAGTGGGTCAATCCTGACAATGCCGCGGTGAGCGTGCAGAAGTTCTTCATCGGTGACCAGGTGGAGGTGAGCTTTCCCGCGCATTGGCAGCATGCCGCCCAGGGCATGCCAGTGGGCCGTCTGGTGGAGGTCGATGTTCGCGTCAAGGACCACGCTGCGGTGGGCTTTGGCCGTGGCTGGTCGCTGGCGGATGAATGGCGGCGCTTTCCGCCGGTGCAGTGGGGGCGCTATGTGCTGCTGTGCATTGCCGGCCTGCTGGGGCTGCTGGTCTTGTGCTTGAGCGGCCCGCAACTGGGTGCCAGTGCGGCCCGCGTGGCCCATGGCGTGCTGCAGACGAACAGCAGCAGCCATAGCGATCCGGCGGCGCTGCTGGCACAGCCTCCGCGTTGGGCCAGTGAAGTGCAGCTGCACGGCCAGGGCCGCTGCGAAATACGCATGCCGCCCTTGGGCCAGGGCCTGCCCGAGCGCGACTGCAGCGTGTTGCGCTGGGGAGGAACCGCACCCCAGCTGCCGGCGCTGGAACTGCCCGAGGCCGTGGCCCAAGTGGGGGCTGCGGATTTCTTCCAGCCCAGGGACAGCGTTGGCTCTGCCACGGTGCGCATGCTGCAAAACCTGGCCTTGATGCGCATGATGGGCGGGGACCGCAGCCTGAGCGCCGCCGCATTGATGGCGGGGCGGCAGATAGATATTCCCCAGCAGTGGGATGGCATGGACCGCAAGATCGCGGTGCTGGATGCAGCCTGCGAGGCCGAGGGCGGCCTGTCGGCACGGGACTGCCAGATGCTCAGGACCAAGCTGATGGTGGTTGCCAACGATGGGGCCGATGAAGCAGAAGCCGTGCGCGACTGGGAGGCCTTCAAACGTCTGGCCCAGCCGGGGGAGGAATATGCCAGCTTGCTCATGACCGAGCGAGAGCAGAGCGAGCTGCGTGCTGCACTGACCACCGCCGTGGACCATGCCGTGAGCGAGCGTGCAAAGGCCGCCATGGGGCGCATACAAGCGGCCCAGGGTGGCGTGCTGGTTGTCCTGCCTTCGGCTGAGGAGCTGCAGCCCTATGCGTCGAAAAATGATGAGCGGCTCAACCAGCTGGAGCGCTGGAAGCTGCTGCAAACCAATGCCGGCGACAGCGGCCTGCGCAGCTTCACCCTCACCGGCATGGTGACAGCCGTGGGGCAGGGGGATGGTGGAGCCTTGCGTATCGCCCTGGACCCCGGCTTGGCACAAACCAGCCTGCCTCAGGCCCTGGCGAAGTTGTGCCTGGCATTGCTGGTGGCAGGCTTGCTGTTGCTGGGCGGGACCATGCTGGTGCTGCGCCTGCGGGCCAGCAGCCAGCGCAAGCAGGCGCTGCAGGCTGACTTGGACAAGCGCCCCGCGCCTGGCGGTCAGGGGTTCGTTTGA
- a CDS encoding DUF3025 domain-containing protein, which yields MVFSADPAGVKDADWQSVDWSQPWLAPLRTQGALLTWQLLQGGSVHAVLNSALPPALQVLGQCFVPQADLPAGMAYEAFIAAQRCVPTRDNFHDFFNGLVWLHYPETKRRLNALQAEVIAAQGVGAQRGPVRDAATLFDESGAVLHAPAPLWQALLARDWQALFLTHRDLWQHARLLVFGHALMEKLLVDRMDVTAQVLLAPPVGFQADRSIAPDDAAMAAVFTREHLARKPFTPLPLSGIPGWHASNAAAAFYANTAVFRPARRPMGDTVGHSLLM from the coding sequence ATGGTTTTTTCTGCCGATCCGGCGGGCGTCAAGGACGCAGATTGGCAGAGCGTGGATTGGTCCCAGCCCTGGTTGGCGCCGCTGCGTACGCAGGGCGCGCTGCTGACCTGGCAGCTGCTGCAAGGCGGCTCGGTGCATGCGGTGCTGAACAGCGCACTGCCGCCCGCGTTGCAGGTCCTGGGCCAATGCTTTGTGCCTCAGGCCGATCTGCCGGCGGGCATGGCCTATGAGGCCTTTATCGCGGCCCAGCGCTGCGTGCCCACGCGCGACAACTTTCACGATTTTTTCAACGGCTTGGTGTGGCTGCACTACCCCGAGACCAAGCGCCGCCTCAATGCCTTGCAGGCCGAGGTGATTGCGGCCCAGGGTGTGGGCGCGCAGCGCGGGCCGGTGCGCGATGCTGCCACCTTGTTCGATGAGAGCGGGGCCGTGCTCCACGCCCCCGCGCCGCTGTGGCAGGCCTTGCTGGCGCGCGACTGGCAGGCTTTGTTCCTCACCCACCGCGACCTGTGGCAGCATGCGCGTCTGCTGGTGTTTGGCCATGCGCTGATGGAAAAGTTGCTGGTGGATCGCATGGATGTCACCGCCCAGGTGCTGCTGGCTCCGCCGGTAGGCTTTCAGGCCGACCGCAGCATTGCCCCTGACGATGCGGCCATGGCTGCGGTGTTCACCCGTGAGCACCTGGCCCGCAAGCCTTTCACACCGTTGCCGCTGTCCGGCATTCCCGGCTGGCATGCCAGCAATGCAGCAGCAGCTTTTTACGCCAATACAGCCGTCTTCCGGCCTGCACGCCGTCCCATGGGGGATACGGTAGGCCACAGCCTGCTCATGTGA
- the pyrC gene encoding dihydroorotase — protein MTAQLDSLTITRPDDWHLHVRDGDALRAVVPHSAAQMGRAVIMPNLKPPVTTAQMALDYRARILAAVPQGLAFTPLMTLYLTDKLSPEDIAAAKAAGVVACKLYPAGATTNSDHGVTDLRKIYPTLAAMQREGLIFLVHGEVTDPSVDLFDREAAFIEQQLIPLRRDFPELKIVMEHITTKEGAEYVAAADRFVAATITPQHLLFNRNAIFTGGIRPHFYCLPVLKRETHRLALVQAATSGSTKFFLGTDSAPHAAHLKEAATGCAGCYSAHAAIEMYAEAFDNAGALDKLEGFASFHGADFYGLPRNSDTITLRRESWTPPDSFAYGEAQLKPLRAGDSLPWKVIK, from the coding sequence ATGACCGCCCAACTCGACTCTCTCACCATCACCCGACCCGACGACTGGCACCTGCATGTGCGTGACGGCGACGCCCTGCGCGCCGTGGTGCCCCACAGCGCCGCCCAGATGGGCCGCGCCGTCATCATGCCCAACCTCAAGCCGCCGGTGACCACGGCGCAGATGGCATTGGACTACCGCGCCCGCATTCTGGCGGCCGTGCCCCAGGGTCTGGCCTTTACGCCCTTGATGACGCTGTACCTGACGGACAAGCTCTCGCCTGAGGACATTGCCGCCGCCAAGGCAGCCGGCGTCGTGGCCTGCAAGCTCTACCCGGCCGGTGCCACCACCAACAGCGACCATGGCGTGACCGATCTGCGCAAGATTTACCCCACCCTGGCTGCCATGCAGCGCGAGGGCTTGATTTTTCTGGTGCACGGCGAGGTGACCGACCCCAGCGTGGACCTGTTCGATCGCGAGGCCGCCTTTATCGAGCAGCAGCTGATTCCGCTGCGCCGCGACTTCCCCGAGTTGAAGATTGTGATGGAGCACATCACTACCAAAGAGGGCGCCGAGTACGTGGCCGCGGCCGACCGCTTTGTGGCCGCCACCATCACGCCCCAGCATTTGCTGTTCAACCGCAACGCCATCTTCACCGGTGGCATACGCCCGCATTTCTACTGCCTGCCGGTGCTCAAGCGCGAAACCCATAGACTGGCCCTGGTCCAGGCCGCCACCAGCGGCAGCACCAAGTTCTTCCTGGGCACCGACAGCGCACCGCACGCAGCCCATCTCAAGGAAGCGGCCACGGGCTGCGCTGGTTGCTACAGCGCCCATGCTGCCATCGAGATGTATGCCGAGGCCTTTGACAATGCCGGCGCGTTGGACAAGCTCGAAGGCTTTGCCAGCTTTCACGGCGCCGATTTTTACGGCCTGCCGCGCAACAGCGACACCATCACGCTGCGCCGCGAAAGCTGGACCCCGCCGGACAGCTTTGCCTATGGCGAAGCCCAGCTCAAGCCGCTGCGCGCGGGCGATAGCCTGCCCTGGAAAGTGATCAAGTAG
- a CDS encoding Bug family tripartite tricarboxylate transporter substrate binding protein: protein MFPISSRLGRRAVCVAAAALCAGSWSVAALASNAGTYPNQPIKLVVPFPPGGPTDTAARILGQHMGETLGKPVIVENRAGASGMLGTDVVAKSPADGYTLTMLASPTVLGDKLYGQKKYDLLKDFAHIGVAYDLPIVMVVNPKVLDVQDLPQLIAASKKQLLNYNSAGTGSFGHLSTELLKSQGKFEMLHISYKGSAPAITDLLGGQVPMMFSDMIAALPHIKSGKLRPIAVGSPQRVVFTPNVKTVAEQGFPGFDAVAWGGLMAPRGTPQPIVDQLGSALKKALEDKSVQEKLQQVGTTAAYAPGQSMHNRIAADLSKWGKVIADNNISSN, encoded by the coding sequence ATGTTCCCGATTTCCTCTCGCCTGGGTCGCCGTGCGGTCTGCGTGGCCGCTGCCGCTTTGTGTGCCGGCAGCTGGAGCGTTGCGGCCCTGGCATCGAATGCTGGGACCTATCCCAACCAACCCATCAAACTGGTCGTGCCTTTCCCTCCTGGCGGTCCCACCGATACGGCTGCCCGCATCCTGGGCCAGCACATGGGGGAGACGCTGGGCAAACCCGTGATCGTGGAAAACCGCGCAGGTGCTTCCGGCATGCTGGGCACGGATGTCGTGGCCAAGAGCCCGGCTGATGGCTATACGCTGACCATGCTGGCATCGCCCACCGTGCTGGGTGACAAGCTCTATGGCCAGAAGAAATACGATCTGCTGAAGGACTTTGCCCACATTGGCGTGGCCTATGACCTGCCCATCGTGATGGTGGTCAATCCCAAGGTGCTGGATGTGCAGGATTTGCCCCAACTGATCGCCGCTTCGAAAAAGCAGCTGCTGAACTACAACAGCGCGGGCACGGGCAGCTTCGGGCATTTGTCCACCGAGCTGCTCAAGAGCCAGGGCAAGTTCGAGATGCTGCACATCTCGTACAAGGGCAGCGCCCCGGCCATTACCGATTTGCTGGGTGGCCAGGTGCCGATGATGTTCTCGGACATGATTGCCGCGCTGCCCCACATCAAGTCCGGCAAGCTGCGCCCGATTGCCGTGGGTTCTCCCCAGCGCGTGGTCTTCACCCCGAATGTGAAAACAGTGGCCGAGCAGGGCTTCCCCGGCTTTGATGCCGTGGCCTGGGGTGGCCTGATGGCCCCGCGCGGCACGCCGCAGCCCATCGTGGACCAGCTGGGTTCTGCCCTGAAGAAGGCGCTGGAAGACAAGAGCGTGCAGGAGAAGCTGCAGCAAGTCGGCACCACGGCGGCCTATGCGCCCGGCCAGTCCATGCACAACCGCATTGCCGCCGACCTGAGCAAATGGGGCAAGGTGATTGCCGACAACAACATCTCCAGCAACTAA
- a CDS encoding IclR family transcriptional regulator C-terminal domain-containing protein — MPSRQAPSSAEASDTQHLQSERLESLANGLALLRVFAEGTPSLTVQEAAQRLGMTRAAARRLLITLQLEGYLRCEGNLYYVTPRVMDLGFAYYASMSLPQLAHATLQSLGDQVSEACSLGVWDSGHVVIVARHEPARVLRVNVDIGRRLPAFAHSMGRVLLANQPVAAQRAHLKAWPPEAFTKETVTAKEKLLQIFQQVGQQGWCILAGELAEGFCGISVPIQGSTGKVLAALSITMVQGRRTVQDLEADYLPKLQAAAQQLEALVHGRERFHGFNF, encoded by the coding sequence ATGCCTTCACGCCAAGCCCCCTCTTCCGCCGAAGCGTCCGACACCCAGCATCTGCAGAGCGAACGGCTGGAATCGCTGGCCAACGGCCTCGCCCTGCTGCGCGTGTTTGCCGAAGGCACACCATCGCTCACTGTGCAGGAGGCGGCCCAGCGGCTCGGCATGACACGCGCCGCAGCCCGACGTCTGCTGATCACGCTGCAGCTGGAGGGCTATCTGCGCTGCGAGGGCAATCTCTACTACGTCACCCCCAGGGTCATGGACCTGGGCTTTGCCTACTACGCCTCCATGAGCCTTCCCCAGTTGGCGCACGCCACCTTGCAGTCGCTGGGCGATCAGGTGTCGGAGGCCTGCTCTCTGGGTGTATGGGACAGCGGCCATGTGGTGATCGTGGCCCGCCATGAGCCGGCACGGGTGCTGCGTGTCAATGTGGACATTGGCCGCAGGCTGCCGGCATTTGCCCACTCCATGGGCCGCGTGCTGCTGGCCAACCAGCCCGTGGCGGCCCAGCGTGCCCACCTCAAGGCCTGGCCGCCCGAGGCCTTCACCAAAGAAACGGTGACGGCCAAAGAAAAGCTGCTGCAGATCTTCCAGCAGGTCGGCCAACAGGGCTGGTGCATCCTGGCGGGGGAACTGGCGGAAGGTTTTTGCGGCATCTCCGTGCCCATCCAGGGCAGCACGGGCAAGGTGCTGGCGGCGCTGAGCATCACCATGGTGCAAGGGCGGCGCACGGTGCAAGACCTGGAGGCCGATTACCTCCCCAAACTGCAGGCCGCAGCACAGCAACTGGAGGCGCTGGTGCATGGCCGCGAGCGCTTTCACGGCTTCAATTTCTAG
- a CDS encoding amino acid ABC transporter ATP-binding protein, with the protein MIELKNVSKWYGSFQVLNDCSTQIKKGEVVVVCGPSGSGKSTLIKTINALEPVQKGEIYVNGTAIHDPKTDLPKLRSKVGMVFQHFELFPHLTVTENLTIAQIKVLGRSADDARERGLKMLDRVGLMAHKDKFPGQLSGGQQQRVAIARALSMDPVVMLFDEPTSALDPEMVGEVLDVMVGLAHEGMTMMCVTHEMGFAKKVASRVIFMDVGGKILEDCSKEEFFGNPDARQPRTKDFLSKILQH; encoded by the coding sequence ATGATCGAACTCAAAAACGTTTCCAAGTGGTATGGCAGCTTTCAGGTGCTGAACGACTGCTCGACCCAGATCAAAAAGGGTGAAGTGGTGGTGGTGTGCGGCCCGTCGGGTTCTGGCAAGTCCACGCTGATCAAGACCATCAACGCGCTGGAGCCCGTCCAGAAGGGCGAGATCTATGTGAACGGCACGGCCATTCACGACCCCAAGACCGATCTGCCCAAGCTGCGCTCCAAGGTGGGCATGGTGTTCCAGCATTTCGAGCTGTTTCCCCATCTGACGGTGACGGAGAACCTGACGATTGCGCAGATCAAGGTGCTGGGCCGTTCGGCCGATGACGCCCGGGAGCGTGGTCTGAAGATGCTGGACCGCGTGGGCCTGATGGCGCACAAGGACAAGTTCCCCGGCCAGCTTTCCGGTGGGCAGCAGCAGCGCGTGGCCATTGCTCGCGCCCTGTCCATGGACCCCGTGGTCATGCTGTTTGACGAGCCCACTTCCGCACTCGACCCCGAAATGGTGGGCGAAGTGCTGGACGTGATGGTGGGCCTGGCCCATGAAGGCATGACCATGATGTGCGTGACGCACGAAATGGGTTTTGCCAAGAAGGTGGCCAGCCGCGTGATCTTCATGGACGTGGGCGGCAAGATCCTTGAGGACTGCAGCAAGGAAGAGTTCTTTGGCAATCCCGATGCACGCCAGCCGCGGACCAAGGACTTTCTCAGCAAGATCCTGCAGCACTGA